A region of Catharus ustulatus isolate bCatUst1 chromosome 9, bCatUst1.pri.v2, whole genome shotgun sequence DNA encodes the following proteins:
- the DHCR24 gene encoding delta(24)-sterol reductase: protein MERERAVGVMSALWSVGAGLLLLLLWVRHRGLEAVLVHHRWVFVCFFLLPLSILFDIYYQLRAWAVWRLHSAPRQHAQRVRHIQEQVREWKKEGSKRYMCTGRPGWLTVSLRVGKYKKTHKNIMINLMDVLEVDTERQVVRVEPLVSMGQLTAYLNPMGWTIPVVPELDDLTVGGLIMGTGIESSSHIYGLFQHTCVAYELVLADGSLVRCSPTENSDLFYAVPWSCGTLGFLVAAEIKMIPAKKYVKIHYEPVRGLQKICEKFTEESKKKENSFVEGLLYSLDEAVIMTGVLTDEAEQSKINRIGNYYKPWFFKHVEKYLKADRTGVEYIPSRHYYHRHTRSIFWELQDIIPFGNNPVFRYLFGWMVPPKISLLKLTQGEAIRKLYEQHHVVQDMLVPMKNLEKSIQTFHVDLNVYPIWLCPFILPNNPGMVHPKGNETELYVDIGAYGEPKSKQFEARASMRQMEKFVRSVHGFQMLYADCYMTREEFWDMFDGSLYHKLREQMNCKDAFPEVYDKICKAARH from the exons ATGGAGCGCGAGCGGGCGGTGGGCGTCATGTCGGCGCTGTGGTCGGTGGGCgcggggctgctgctcctgctgctgtgggtgcgGCACCGCGGGCTGGAGGCCGTGCTGGTGCACCACCGCTGGGTCTTCGtctgcttcttcctcctgccGCTCTCCATCCTCTTCGACATCTACTACCAGCTGCGCGCATGGGCCGTGTGGCGGCTGCACAGCGCGCCGCGGCAGCACGCCCAGCGCGTCCGGCACATCCAGGAGCAG GTCCGGGAATGGAAGAAGGAAGGCAGCAAGAGATACATGTGCACAGGCCGGCCCGGCTGGCTCACCGTGTCACTCCGTGTGGGCAAGTACAAGAAGACTCACAAGAACATCATGATCAATTTAATGGACGTTCTGGAAGTAGACACTGAAAGACAG GTAGTTCGTGTGGAGCCTTTGGTGTCCATGGGCCAGCTGACTGCATACCTGAATCCCATGGGCTGGACCATTCCTGTGGTGCCAGAGCTTGATGATCTCACAGTAG GTGGCCTCATCATGGGAACTGGCATTGAGTCTTCATCCCATATCTATGGACTTTTTCAGCACACCTGTGTGGCCTATGAACTTGTTCTTGCTGATGGAAGCCTTGTGAGATGTTCACCA ACTGAAAACTCAGACCTATTTTATGCAGTGCCTTGGTCTTGTGGTACTCTGGGTTTCCTGGttgcagcagaaataaaaatgattcCTGCCAAGAAATATGTCAAAATACATTACGAGCCAGTAAGAGGACTGCAGAAGATTTGTGAGAAGTTCACTGAAGAGTCTAAGAAAAAGGAGAATAGTTTTGTGGAAGGACTTTTGTATTCCTTGGATGAAGCAGTCATCATGACAGGAGTCTTGACTGATGAAGCTGAGCAAAGCAAG ATAAACAGAATTGGCAACTACTACAAGCCATGGTTCTTTAAGCATGTGGAGAAGTATTTGAAAGCTGACAGGACTGGAGTAGAATACATTCCTTCCAGACATTATTACCACAGACATACTCGCAGCATCTTCTGGGAGCTCCAA GACATCATTCCTTTTGGCAATAACCCTGTGTTCCGTTACCTGTTTGGCTGGATGgtccccccaaaaatctctctGTTAAAGCTCACCCAAGGAGAGGCCATTAGGAAGCTGTATGAGCAGCACCACGTTGTGCAGGACATGTTGGTGCCAATGAAGAACCTTGAAAAATCAATCCAGACCTTCCACGTTGACCTTAAT gtgTACCCTATTTGGTTATGTCCTTTCATACTTCCCAACAATCCTGGTATGGTCCATCCCAAAGGAAATGAAACCGAGCTCTACGTGGATATAGGAGCTTATGGAGAGCCTAAAAGCAAACAATTTGAAGCCAGGGCTTCAATGAGGCAAATGGAAAAGTTTGTAAGAAGTGTGCACGG tTTCCAGATGCTGTATGCAGATTGCTACATGACCCGTGAGGAGTTCTGGGATATGTTTGATGGCTCGTTGTACCACAAGCTGAGGGAGCAGATGAATTGCAAGGATGCCTTTCCAGAAGTGTATGACAAAATCTGCAAAGCTGCAAGGcactga